A window of Calditrichia bacterium contains these coding sequences:
- a CDS encoding L-serine ammonia-lyase — translation MIKIGIGPSSSHTMGPWKAAQLSLSELRSAKLLDKVVRITIEFFGSLAKTGPGHGTNMAAVLGLSGEDYLTTETSTVRERFRAIRDCGKLNLAGQFPVPFELIIHPDPLPFHPNGMRLTFHLSEGKPFRETWFSIGGGFVIKEGESIIDERPPLPYPINRAADLLYYCLENQLSISEIVWKNEIAWRTPDEVNTKLDDIWDTIKACVYRGCHTEGELPGGLNVKRRAAGMNRKLLGEIQPQNRQEWLAALKIIHPSFQTILKWVSCFALSANEENAAFGRIVTAPTNGASGVIPAVLFYYRYFCDDATDEAVRKFLLVAGELGSIFKKGATISAALGGCQAEIGVSSAMAAGALTECLGGSVEQVLMAAEIAMEHHLGLTCDPIGGLVQIPCIERNSMGAIKAITAANIALDSDPAAAKVSLDAVIQSMWETAQNMNSRYKETSEGGLALQIPVNIIEC, via the coding sequence ATGATCAAAATTGGCATCGGACCATCCAGTTCGCACACAATGGGACCGTGGAAAGCCGCGCAATTGAGCCTTTCGGAACTCCGTTCCGCAAAATTATTGGATAAAGTTGTTCGGATAACCATCGAGTTTTTTGGCTCATTAGCCAAAACCGGTCCCGGTCACGGCACCAACATGGCTGCCGTTTTGGGATTGAGCGGCGAAGATTATCTGACCACCGAAACATCAACGGTCCGGGAAAGATTCCGCGCCATTCGCGATTGCGGAAAACTCAACCTCGCCGGACAATTTCCGGTGCCGTTTGAGCTGATTATTCATCCCGATCCCCTCCCCTTTCACCCAAACGGCATGCGATTGACATTCCACTTATCTGAAGGCAAACCGTTCCGCGAAACCTGGTTTTCGATCGGCGGTGGATTTGTCATCAAAGAAGGCGAATCGATCATCGATGAACGCCCACCGTTGCCGTATCCGATCAACCGGGCGGCGGATTTGCTATATTATTGTCTTGAAAATCAATTATCGATCAGTGAAATCGTCTGGAAAAATGAGATCGCCTGGCGAACTCCCGACGAAGTGAACACAAAACTGGACGACATTTGGGATACGATCAAAGCATGCGTTTACCGCGGTTGTCACACCGAGGGCGAATTGCCCGGCGGACTAAATGTGAAACGCCGCGCCGCCGGAATGAACCGCAAATTGTTGGGCGAAATTCAGCCGCAAAACCGGCAGGAATGGCTGGCTGCGCTAAAAATAATTCATCCCTCGTTTCAGACCATTTTGAAATGGGTGAGCTGTTTTGCGCTGTCCGCAAATGAGGAAAATGCAGCGTTCGGGCGGATTGTGACGGCGCCAACCAACGGCGCATCCGGTGTAATTCCGGCAGTGCTGTTTTACTATCGCTATTTCTGCGATGACGCAACCGATGAAGCTGTCCGTAAATTTTTGCTGGTTGCCGGAGAACTTGGCAGCATTTTCAAAAAGGGCGCCACCATCTCTGCCGCATTGGGTGGTTGCCAGGCGGAAATCGGCGTATCTTCTGCAATGGCGGCAGGTGCACTAACGGAGTGCCTCGGCGGCAGCGTTGAGCAAGTGTTGATGGCTGCGGAAATTGCAATGGAACATCACCTCGGGCTCACCTGCGATCCCATCGGCGGATTGGTGCAAATTCCCTGCATCGAGCGCAACAGCATGGGTGCAATTAAAGCGATCACCGCTGCCAACATCGCATTGGATAGCGACCCGGCAGCCGCAAAAGTTTCGCTGGATGCGGTCATCCAATCCATGTGGGAAACCGCCCAAAACATGAACAGCCGCTACAAAGAAACTTCCGAAGGCGGATTGGCATTGCAAATCCCAGTCAATATTATTGAATGCTAA
- a CDS encoding Ig-like domain-containing protein: protein MKQRRWKFALFFLLTILLMFIAPGCLEQLDNGPPVTTILNPQSGAVIDGVVPILVTASDDKSVTKLRLFIDGTEVRTVDDDVIRYEWDTTPIADNRQHFITAYAIDEDDNIGPSAITSVTLTDLSQDTLPQVVTIQHPVNAQIVTGVVNVAVGINRSINNPIDSVQIYIDGSKVLTDTQFPYLYQWDVASLVDGSAHTIFAISYDRFGYNISSNVTSVIVNSDNYELDTPVASMENPIDRQTVRGLVNLVARVDNLVGANAVDSVVFVVDGFRIGTDTDNTDNVFTRQWDTSTLPDASTHNIFAVVYDTDQFNISTDFITVTVDSDNGSDVIPPTVSIIFPDPNAQNIFSVSQIPSIRVVADAFDDTKVDSVQIFIDGIKQVTDTVPLYEYQWNFSGYATGITHTIYVRAFDPSGNMSVAQTAVSLLP, encoded by the coding sequence ATGAAGCAACGCAGATGGAAATTTGCGCTATTTTTTTTATTGACCATTTTGTTAATGTTTATTGCTCCGGGATGTTTGGAACAACTGGATAATGGTCCGCCCGTAACCACCATTCTGAACCCCCAAAGTGGCGCTGTCATTGATGGGGTTGTGCCAATCCTCGTTACAGCATCTGACGATAAATCTGTTACCAAGCTGCGCCTCTTTATCGATGGTACTGAAGTTCGTACTGTTGATGACGATGTGATTCGATACGAATGGGATACAACGCCCATTGCCGATAACCGGCAACATTTTATCACCGCATATGCAATTGATGAAGATGACAACATCGGGCCTTCTGCCATTACATCTGTAACATTAACAGACCTTTCGCAAGATACACTGCCGCAGGTTGTTACTATTCAACATCCTGTGAACGCGCAAATTGTCACAGGTGTTGTGAATGTTGCAGTCGGCATCAATCGGTCGATCAACAACCCGATTGACAGTGTGCAAATTTACATTGATGGCTCCAAAGTGCTGACAGATACCCAATTCCCGTATTTGTATCAATGGGATGTTGCTTCGCTGGTTGATGGTTCCGCTCACACCATTTTTGCGATTTCATACGACCGCTTCGGATACAACATTTCGTCCAATGTTACATCGGTCATCGTTAATAGCGACAACTACGAACTGGATACGCCGGTTGCTTCCATGGAAAACCCGATCGATCGCCAAACGGTTCGCGGGTTGGTAAATCTGGTTGCGCGAGTGGATAATCTGGTTGGCGCAAACGCAGTTGACAGCGTGGTATTTGTGGTTGACGGCTTCCGCATCGGTACGGATACAGACAATACAGACAATGTGTTCACCCGTCAGTGGGATACTTCCACATTGCCGGATGCATCAACACACAACATTTTTGCGGTGGTTTACGATACTGATCAATTTAACATTTCAACGGATTTTATCACCGTAACAGTTGATTCGGACAACGGATCAGACGTCATCCCACCGACCGTATCGATTATTTTCCCGGATCCGAATGCCCAAAATATTTTCTCGGTCAGCCAGATCCCCTCAATCCGGGTTGTCGCCGATGCTTTCGATGACACAAAAGTGGACAGCGTCCAGATTTTCATCGATGGCATCAAACAGGTTACCGACACCGTTCCGTTGTATGAATATCAATGGAATTTCAGCGGATATGCTACCGGCATTACACACACCATTTACGTTCGCGCGTTCGACCCGTCCGGCAATATGAGTGTTGCCCAAACGGCTGTCAGTCTGTTGCCGTAA
- a CDS encoding SPOR domain-containing protein, which translates to MRMTKKLICGIFLGIIVGIAGSGCSSTMPPVNSGTTTQPATTGTIDESFDPVLLNDDNLSFPEAASISTPTIDNNQTNTDNQDTKVFNKPVDGFRIQIFATKDIEVATLQKKEAEYEFANDGIAVYIEFDSPLYKLRVGDCTTREEAEQLHTRIKQRGFSTSFVVKTKVNTVPVLPELSAPETPEALPRDN; encoded by the coding sequence ATGAGAATGACTAAAAAATTGATTTGTGGTATTTTTCTCGGAATAATAGTCGGCATTGCCGGCAGTGGGTGTAGCTCCACGATGCCACCGGTCAACAGTGGCACAACTACCCAACCGGCAACTACCGGAACGATTGATGAATCGTTTGATCCGGTTCTGCTAAACGACGATAATCTGTCCTTTCCCGAAGCCGCCAGCATCTCAACCCCAACAATTGACAACAACCAAACCAACACAGACAACCAGGATACCAAAGTTTTCAATAAGCCGGTTGATGGCTTCCGGATTCAAATTTTTGCAACCAAAGATATCGAAGTTGCGACGTTGCAGAAAAAAGAAGCCGAATACGAATTTGCAAATGACGGCATCGCAGTTTATATCGAATTTGATTCACCATTATACAAACTCCGGGTTGGCGATTGCACCACCCGCGAAGAAGCTGAACAACTGCACACACGCATCAAACAACGTGGATTTTCTACATCATTTGTTGTTAAAACCAAAGTGAATACTGTTCCTGTATTGCCGGAATTATCAGCACCGGAAACTCCGGAAGCGCTGCCTCGCGATAATTAG
- a CDS encoding YebC/PmpR family DNA-binding transcriptional regulator, which yields MAGHSKWANIKFRKERQDAKKGKVFTKLIKEITVAARSGGGDPVMNARLRQAIQVAKQANMPAKNIENAIKKGTGEMPGVIYEEINYEGYGPGGVALFIECMTDNKNRTVGEVRHILSKHGGNLGESGCVGWMFDRKGLIRVEKENYDEEELLMVSIEAGAEDLKVEDEVYEIFTAFEDLETVRTALEEQGITIKESETTRVPQNYVPIDGKDAEKMLKMLDSLEDNDDVQNVFANFDMDENVMESLSNE from the coding sequence ATGGCCGGCCATTCTAAATGGGCGAATATCAAGTTTCGAAAAGAGCGTCAGGACGCCAAAAAAGGTAAAGTTTTTACAAAATTGATCAAAGAAATTACTGTCGCTGCCCGTTCCGGTGGTGGCGATCCGGTGATGAACGCACGATTGCGACAAGCTATTCAGGTTGCAAAACAAGCCAATATGCCCGCCAAAAACATCGAGAACGCCATTAAAAAAGGCACCGGAGAAATGCCCGGTGTTATTTACGAAGAAATCAATTACGAAGGCTACGGTCCCGGCGGTGTGGCATTATTTATCGAATGCATGACCGACAACAAAAACCGCACTGTTGGCGAAGTACGGCACATTTTGTCCAAACATGGCGGAAATCTTGGGGAATCCGGCTGCGTTGGGTGGATGTTTGATCGCAAAGGATTGATTCGGGTAGAAAAAGAAAATTACGATGAAGAAGAGTTGTTGATGGTTTCTATCGAAGCCGGAGCAGAGGACCTCAAAGTGGAAGATGAGGTTTACGAAATTTTCACAGCATTTGAAGATCTGGAAACTGTCCGCACCGCTTTGGAAGAGCAGGGAATCACCATTAAAGAATCGGAAACTACCCGCGTTCCTCAAAACTATGTGCCCATCGACGGAAAAGACGCCGAAAAAATGTTGAAAATGCTGGATTCGTTGGAAGATAACGACGATGTCCAAAACGTTTTCGCCAATTTTGATATGGATGAAAACGTAATGGAAAGCTTGAGTAACGAGTAA
- the ruvC gene encoding crossover junction endodeoxyribonuclease RuvC: protein MIILGIDPGLSITGYGVIEIVNNRPQCVAYGGIYNRGKDLPIAQKLQKIYEGIEEVVKTHQPNHCAIEDIFYHENVNTAIVMGHARGVAMLAAQQSNVNIFEYTAREVKMSTVGFGAAAKQQVQAMVKNLLGLPKPPTPQDAADALAVAICHFNRVKFLSLKRGAR, encoded by the coding sequence ATGATTATTTTGGGGATTGATCCCGGGTTGAGTATTACCGGGTACGGGGTGATCGAAATTGTCAACAACCGACCGCAATGTGTGGCTTACGGCGGCATTTATAACCGCGGAAAAGATTTACCGATCGCCCAAAAACTCCAGAAAATTTATGAAGGTATCGAAGAGGTTGTAAAAACGCATCAGCCAAACCATTGTGCCATTGAGGATATTTTTTATCACGAAAATGTAAACACCGCAATTGTTATGGGGCATGCCCGTGGCGTTGCGATGCTTGCGGCACAACAGTCAAACGTCAATATTTTTGAATATACGGCGAGAGAAGTGAAAATGTCTACCGTCGGATTTGGTGCGGCGGCAAAACAGCAGGTACAGGCGATGGTCAAAAATCTGTTGGGGTTGCCAAAACCACCGACACCGCAGGATGCCGCAGATGCCTTGGCAGTTGCAATCTGCCATTTTAACCGGGTTAAATTTTTGTCATTGAAACGCGGGGCCAGATAA
- the ruvA gene encoding Holliday junction branch migration protein RuvA, with product MIERISGNIIEKAPTFCIVDCHGMGIGLHISLNTFQYLERSDASQPVQLLTYLHVREDVLQLYGFSEMSEKKLFQMLISISGVGPKLAIAILSGSSTADLTQAIAMEDVAMLTRIPGVGKKTAQRLVLELKEKIGKQAEVQKIAAMAQAADSPQRHINEAIMALSELGYKPRDAQVAIEKVVKRAGKTLSLEEIVVNALREL from the coding sequence ATGATCGAGAGAATTTCGGGAAACATCATCGAGAAAGCCCCCACATTCTGCATCGTGGATTGCCACGGAATGGGAATTGGGTTGCATATCTCGTTAAACACCTTCCAGTATTTGGAACGCAGCGACGCCAGCCAGCCGGTTCAATTACTCACCTATTTACACGTCCGCGAAGATGTGTTGCAGCTCTACGGTTTTTCGGAAATGTCTGAAAAAAAGCTGTTTCAGATGCTGATTTCTATTTCCGGGGTGGGACCGAAATTAGCAATTGCTATTCTCTCCGGCAGCTCAACAGCAGATTTGACCCAAGCGATAGCCATGGAAGATGTGGCAATGCTCACCCGGATTCCCGGTGTCGGCAAAAAAACCGCGCAACGGCTGGTGCTCGAGCTAAAAGAAAAAATTGGCAAACAAGCCGAAGTGCAAAAAATTGCTGCGATGGCACAAGCCGCCGATTCGCCGCAACGGCATATAAACGAAGCAATAATGGCGCTTTCCGAGCTTGGCTACAAACCGCGCGATGCGCAGGTTGCCATCGAAAAAGTGGTGAAGCGCGCCGGAAAAACGCTTTCTCTCGAAGAAATTGTTGTCAACGCTCTGCGGGAATTGTAG
- the ruvB gene encoding Holliday junction branch migration DNA helicase RuvB, which translates to MAEEEKYHRDALDPLQRMDDQAIEAALRPSAFDEFVGQTKVVDNLKIFIEAALQRGEALDHVLLYGPPGLGKTTLANIVARELSVDIKTTSGPVMDKAGDLAGILTNLQEKDVLFIDEIHRLNNIVEEYLYSAMEDYTLDIMIDRGANARSIQISLPRFTLVGATTRAGLLTAPMRARFGVVLRLDYYNAEDLFHIIKRSAGLLQVTIDDQGAMEIARRSRGTPRVANRLLRRTRDFAQVKANGEITKEVADHALKMLEVDELGLDDMDKRIIQTIIEKYNGGPVGINTIAVAVGEESDTIEEIYEPFLIQEGFIKRTPRGRVVTALAYEHFNYKRRGENGFQTELF; encoded by the coding sequence ATGGCAGAAGAAGAAAAATATCATCGGGATGCGCTCGATCCGTTACAGCGAATGGACGATCAGGCCATTGAAGCGGCATTGCGGCCATCTGCATTTGATGAATTTGTCGGCCAAACAAAAGTAGTTGACAATCTCAAAATATTCATCGAAGCCGCATTGCAGCGAGGAGAAGCGCTCGATCACGTGTTGCTGTATGGTCCGCCGGGACTCGGCAAAACCACACTGGCGAATATCGTCGCGCGGGAATTAAGTGTGGATATCAAAACCACCTCCGGCCCGGTGATGGACAAAGCCGGCGATCTGGCGGGAATTCTCACAAATCTGCAGGAAAAAGATGTTTTGTTTATCGATGAAATTCACCGATTGAACAACATTGTTGAAGAATATCTGTATTCCGCAATGGAAGATTATACGCTGGATATTATGATAGACCGAGGCGCGAATGCCCGGAGTATCCAGATCAGTTTGCCCAGATTTACTCTCGTTGGCGCAACCACCCGCGCGGGATTGTTGACTGCGCCGATGCGGGCACGGTTTGGTGTTGTGCTGCGGCTGGATTATTATAATGCAGAAGATTTGTTTCACATCATCAAACGATCTGCCGGATTGCTGCAGGTTACAATCGATGATCAGGGCGCAATGGAAATTGCCCGACGTTCCCGTGGAACACCACGCGTTGCCAACCGGCTGCTCCGCCGCACCCGTGATTTTGCCCAGGTTAAAGCAAATGGTGAAATTACCAAAGAAGTTGCCGATCATGCCTTGAAGATGTTGGAAGTTGATGAACTGGGTCTGGACGATATGGATAAACGCATCATCCAAACCATCATCGAAAAATACAACGGCGGTCCGGTTGGCATCAACACAATAGCAGTAGCCGTTGGCGAAGAAAGCGATACGATCGAAGAAATTTACGAGCCGTTTCTTATACAAGAGGGTTTCATCAAGCGGACGCCAAGGGGAAGGGTTGTAACAGCGTTGGCTTATGAACACTTTAACTACAAAAGGCGTGGAGAAAATGGATTTCAAACCGAGCTTTTTTGA
- the queA gene encoding tRNA preQ1(34) S-adenosylmethionine ribosyltransferase-isomerase QueA yields MDFKPSFFEDDSGGKYKLSDFSYDLPNKLIAQYPNPERGKSRMLVINRVKEQIEHRSFEDIVEYLKPGDCLVINNTRVFPARLIGTKDKTGAKVEVFLLRNLENGIWEVMVKPARKVRLGNRIVFSDDFTCDIIDNTVSGGRIIEVHCQSDFYETLDRIGQTPLPPYIKRPNEEIDREFYQTVYAEKRGAVAAPTAGLHFSKELVEQIEAKGVVLAPVTLHVGMGTFKPVQVDDISRHQMHSEFYEIGSDSADKINNAREKGKRVLAVGTTSVRVLETMAGRNGKVRPGQGWTDKFIFPPYQFQIAESLVTNFHLPQSTLLMLVSAFGGHEIVMHAYREAVKKGYRFFSYGDSMMIF; encoded by the coding sequence ATGGATTTCAAACCGAGCTTTTTTGAGGATGACAGCGGGGGGAAGTATAAGTTATCCGATTTTTCGTATGACTTACCCAATAAATTGATTGCCCAATATCCGAACCCCGAAAGAGGCAAAAGCCGGATGTTGGTGATCAACCGGGTAAAAGAGCAAATTGAACACCGCTCTTTCGAAGATATTGTTGAATATCTCAAACCCGGCGATTGTCTGGTAATCAATAACACCCGTGTTTTTCCGGCCAGATTAATTGGCACAAAAGATAAAACCGGCGCAAAAGTAGAAGTCTTTTTGCTGCGAAATCTCGAAAACGGGATTTGGGAAGTGATGGTCAAGCCGGCCCGGAAAGTCCGTTTGGGCAATCGCATCGTTTTCAGCGACGATTTTACCTGCGATATAATTGATAACACGGTATCCGGCGGACGCATTATCGAAGTGCACTGTCAAAGCGATTTTTACGAAACGCTGGATCGCATCGGACAAACACCGTTACCACCCTATATCAAACGCCCGAACGAAGAAATTGACCGGGAATTTTATCAAACGGTATATGCCGAAAAACGCGGTGCCGTTGCCGCACCCACTGCAGGACTGCATTTTTCGAAAGAATTGGTAGAGCAGATCGAAGCCAAAGGTGTGGTTCTCGCTCCGGTAACTTTGCATGTTGGAATGGGAACGTTTAAACCTGTCCAGGTGGATGATATCTCCCGGCACCAGATGCATTCTGAATTTTATGAGATTGGCAGCGATTCCGCAGATAAAATTAACAATGCACGCGAAAAAGGGAAACGTGTTCTGGCAGTCGGCACAACCAGTGTCCGAGTGTTGGAAACCATGGCCGGCAGAAACGGCAAAGTGCGCCCAGGTCAGGGCTGGACAGATAAATTTATCTTTCCGCCGTATCAATTTCAGATTGCAGAAAGCCTGGTAACCAATTTCCATTTACCGCAATCGACATTGTTAATGTTGGTCAGCGCATTCGGTGGACACGAAATTGTAATGCACGCCTATCGCGAAGCGGTAAAAAAGGGTTATCGCTTTTTCAGCTATGGCGATAGCATGATGATATTTTGA
- the mraZ gene encoding division/cell wall cluster transcriptional repressor MraZ encodes MSGFWGSFNSKMDGKGRINFPAKFRKNLTEEDLDTLILIRGSEGCISCYPLTSWEAKIQQIRDQVASDREFAVVSRQLMYQASEQTVDKQGRLNLTSELVKYAELNSDVLIMGYENKIEIWNRDKYNQLVKSTEVDYLKITSELDI; translated from the coding sequence ATGAGCGGATTTTGGGGAAGTTTCAACAGCAAAATGGATGGCAAGGGCAGAATTAATTTTCCGGCCAAATTCCGCAAAAATCTCACGGAAGAAGATTTAGATACGCTCATTTTGATTCGCGGCAGCGAAGGATGTATTTCCTGTTACCCGCTCACATCGTGGGAGGCAAAAATACAGCAAATCCGTGATCAGGTTGCAAGTGATCGGGAATTTGCGGTTGTTTCCCGGCAGTTGATGTATCAGGCCAGCGAACAAACTGTTGATAAACAAGGGCGTTTGAACCTGACATCTGAATTGGTCAAATATGCGGAATTGAATTCGGATGTATTGATCATGGGTTACGAAAATAAAATTGAAATCTGGAATCGGGATAAATACAATCAGTTGGTAAAATCGACGGAGGTGGATTACTTAAAAATTACCAGCGAATTGGATATTTAA
- the rsmH gene encoding 16S rRNA (cytosine(1402)-N(4))-methyltransferase RsmH: MGYGFHEPVLGREVVEYLVIDRRGKYVDCTLGGGGHSQLILEFLENDGFLIGLDADTEAIQYASQRLQRFPNTHFRQTFYDQIDVALYEADKYPVQGILFDLGVSSWQIDVDERGFSYQNDGPLDMRMDQRQSQNAADVLNNYTQDQLEHIFREFGEERHWRAIAREVVRTRSSQSLKNTKELVKIVRSVIGERHLNKSLARIFQAIRIEVNRELERLEFALESSFQMLDKGGRLAVISYHSLEDRIVKNFFKEKERDCICPPEFPTCVCDKVSEMRLVTRKPVTASAEEVKNNQRARSAKLRIAEKTIAFKG, encoded by the coding sequence ATGGGCTATGGTTTTCATGAGCCGGTGTTGGGGAGGGAGGTTGTTGAATACCTTGTCATCGATCGGCGCGGTAAATACGTTGATTGTACGCTGGGTGGCGGCGGCCATAGTCAATTAATTCTTGAATTTCTGGAAAATGATGGATTTTTGATTGGGCTGGATGCCGACACGGAAGCTATACAATACGCATCGCAACGGCTTCAGCGCTTTCCGAATACGCACTTTCGACAAACATTCTACGATCAAATTGATGTTGCACTTTACGAAGCTGATAAATATCCGGTTCAGGGAATTTTGTTTGATCTCGGTGTTTCATCGTGGCAAATAGATGTGGACGAGCGAGGGTTCAGCTATCAAAATGACGGCCCTTTGGACATGCGGATGGATCAGCGACAAAGCCAGAACGCTGCTGATGTGCTGAATAATTATACGCAAGATCAGTTAGAACATATATTTAGAGAATTTGGCGAAGAACGGCACTGGCGTGCCATCGCCAGAGAAGTTGTGCGCACACGTTCATCGCAATCATTAAAAAACACGAAAGAATTGGTAAAAATTGTCCGTTCGGTTATTGGTGAGCGACATCTGAATAAATCGTTGGCCCGGATATTTCAAGCGATACGCATCGAAGTAAACCGGGAATTGGAGCGTCTGGAATTTGCGCTCGAAAGTTCATTTCAAATGTTGGATAAAGGCGGCAGACTCGCCGTCATTAGTTATCATTCTCTGGAAGACCGCATCGTAAAAAATTTTTTTAAGGAAAAAGAACGGGACTGTATCTGTCCGCCGGAATTCCCAACCTGTGTGTGTGATAAGGTTTCGGAAATGCGATTGGTAACCCGAAAGCCGGTAACTGCATCGGCGGAGGAAGTCAAAAATAATCAGCGCGCCCGTAGTGCAAAGCTTCGCATCGCGGAAAAAACGATAGCGTTTAAAGGCTAA